From the genome of Agromyces badenianii:
ACGGTTCGGTGCCCGACGAGCACGCGAAGGGCGAGGCGTCCGGCCTCGTCGATGCGATCGTCGAGTCGATCGAGGCGCTCGCGCCGCGGTTCCCGCACGAGGCCGAGTACCTCGCGGCATCCGTCATGGATTTCCGCCGCTGGCAGGCCGAGGGTTTCGGCGTGCCCGACTTCCTCGACTCGCTCGTCGAGTTCCAGCCGCAGCGGCACCGCATCGACGGCATCCGTCATCTCGTGGTCTTCCCGATGACCACGCAGAACGGCTCGAGCGATCGGCACGTCGAGGCCCTCGTGGTCGAGACGATCTGGCCCGAGTTCATCGCGGCGCTCGAGGCCGGCGACTACGGCAACAAGCTCTTCGTGAGCCTGCGTCTCGTCGACTTCACGCCCGGTTACGACACGAACTCCGCCGTGCTCTTCCCCGAGACGGTCGCGATGCGAGAGATCCCGACCTTCACGTGGGGCGCGATCTTCCAGGATCGCGAAGCGGCGCGCTACCGCAGGGTGGTGCGCGCGGCATCCGAGATCACGAAGCTCGAGCTGCCGGCAGACGCGGCAGCGCTGCTCGACGACCAGGAGCTCGCCGAGCGCACCTTCGTGATGTGGGACATCATCCACGACCGCACGCACATGCGCGGCGACCTGCCGTTCGACCCGTTCATGATCAAGCAGCGCATGCCGTTCTTCCTCTACTCGCTCGAAGAGCTGCGGTGCGACCTCACGGCATTCCGCGAGTCGGTCAAGATCGAGCGCGGCCTGCGTGCGCGGTCGGATGCAGGCGAGGTGCTCACCGACGTCGAGCAGCAGCTGCTCGAGCACGGCAAGCTCGTGCAGTACGCGGTGATCTTCGACCGCATCTTCCGCTTCGCGATCACGGGCTCGAGGGTGCGCAACTACGACGGGCTCGGCGGCCAGCTGCTGTTCGCGTGGCTGCACCAGAAGCACGTGCTCGAGTGGACGGACGTCTCGCTGAGCTTCGACTGGGAGGCCGTTCCCGACGCGGTCGTCGAACTCGGCGACCTGATCGACGAGCTCTACTGGAAGTCGATCGACCGGCCGAAGACATCGCACTGGCTCGCCGCGTACGAACTCGTGCGCGGGGTGCTCACCCCCAACCCGGCGTCGGAGTGGGCCGAGGGCCTGCCGCGCGAGGTGCTCGCCGGCCCGCCCAAGGGCTACACCGACCTCGTGATGGACGACGAGTTCCCGCTGTCGATGTTCTACGAGGCCCTCGACAAGAAGATGAAGCCCGTCATCGAGTCGACGGTCGGCATCACGGCTGCGAATGCCTGACCTCGCCGCAGCGGGCGACCTCGCCGGCCGGACGGTGCTCATCGCGGGAGCGACGAGCACCTCCGGCCGTGCGGTCGCGCGTGCCCTGCTCGACGCGGGAGCCCGCGTGATCGTCGTCGGCAGCGACCAGGGCCGCATCGAGGCCCTCGAGGCCGAGCTGCCCGGAGTCGTCGGCGAACGCGCCGACCTCACCGACGGCGACGACGTGCTCGAACTCGCGATGCGCGTGCACGCACAGGTCGGCGGGGTCGACGGGGTCGTGCACCTCGTCGGCGGCTGGCGGGGCGGCGGCGGCATCCCGGGCCAGACCGAAGAGGACTACCGCGTGCTCGAGCGGTCGTTCACCGCACTGCGGTACGTCAGCCGGGCGTTCTGGAACGACCTCGTCGGCGCACCGGCCGGGCGCATCGCGATCGTCTCGTCGACGAGCGTCGAACGGCCCACCGCCGGCGGCGCCAACTACACCGCGGTCAAGGCCGCGAGCGAGTCGTGGATGCGCTCGCTCGCGCAGGGCTTCAGCACGGCGGGCGACACCGCCGCAGCGGTCACGTTCCGCGTGCAGTCGCTCGCGGGCCTCGAAGACCGGTTGGCCGATTCCGTCGTCGGGCTCTGGGGCGAGGATGCCGCGGAGCTGAACGGTCGCGTGATGGAGCTCGCTCCCTGACGAACCGGCCGTCGGTCGCGGCGGTCGCCACGGTCGCGTCGGCGGTCGCCCCGGTCGCGGCGGTCAGCCCTCCGGCGACTCGTCGGGTGCGACGCCCTCGGAGTCGGGAGCGCCGGGGGCCGGCGTCGCCGATGCCGGCGGCTCGGCCGGCCGTTGCTGGTCTGCGCGCACCGCCTCGCCGAGGCATCCGTCGTCATCGCCGCCGGTGCCCTCGAGCGCGAGCCGCCACGCGGCCTCCCCCTCGGGGGTGAACCCATCGGGCATCGCCGGGTCCGTTGAGGTCGGGTCGCGCGGTTCGGTGTTCCACCACTCCCAGTAGCGGTACTCGTGGCCCGCGCCCGTCATGCACTCGCGCACGAGCTGTTGGAAGCCGAGCCAGGCCTGCTGCTCTTCGGCGGTGGGGACGGGGTCGGCGGGAGGGGTCGCGGGCGACGGGGTCGGTGCCGGAGTCGGGGCGGGAGCGGTCGACGGCGGCGTGGGCGACGCCGGCAACGGCGCATCGTCGTTCGAGTCGGCGCCGTCGGCGGGAACGTGCGAGTCCCTCCCCGTGGCCGGCCCGGCCTCGACGCCGAACTCGCCTGACGACTTCGCGACGGGTTGCGGCGAGCGGGCGTCGTAGAGCACCGGCGCGCCCGTCGTGGCAGCGGCGATGCCCACGAAGATCGAACCGATGAAGAGCACCGCGACGGCTCCACTGAGCAGGATGGTCTTCCGCATCGGGCACCTCCCCGCCGCGATTCGGGAACGACCCCTCGGCCGTTCAGACGTGTCCGCCCCATGCTACACACCCCCCGAAAAGGGGTCCTGCTCGACGGCTCAGACCGGCGACCCGGATTCCGTCACGTCGTCGGGCGTCTCGGGCGACACGCCGGTCGCGACGTCCGCCGGCGAGCCCTGCTTGCGACTCAGCCACAGGAACGGCACGGCGAGCGCCTGGATGCCGCCGCTGACGAGCAGCGACCCCGGATAGCCCAGGACATCGGCGGAACGACCGAGCACCGGCTGGATGACGGCCCCGCCCGTGCTGCCGAGCAGCGAGTCGAACGAGAGCACGGTCGCGCGCTGCTGCGACGGGATCATGTCGTTGAGGTACGCCTGCTGCACCGGTCCGGCCGCCGCATCGACGAGTCCCCACACGGTGAGCAGCACGAGCGCGAGCCAGAAGTTCTGGTTCACCCCGAGCGCGACGAGCACGAGACTCGAGACGACGAGGCTCGCGATGATGGTCGTGGTGCGCTTGTGGAACAATCGGCGCACCCACGGCGCGAGCAGGCCGCCGATCACCTGCGCCCCCGAGAGGATCGCCGCGGCGAGACCGGCGATCGAGTAGGCGCCCGTGTCGCCCCAGAGCTCGACCAGGTAGGGCTGCAACGCGTAGAAGACGTAGAAGCCGACGCCCGTCGTGAAGAACGACGCGAACATGACGTACCGCACCGGTCGCCGCCCGAGGCCGTATTTCACCGAGGCGCTGAACACCTCCTTCGTGGCGCGGAGCGGATGCGCGCGGTCTTCCGGCGTGAAGCCGAGGTCGTGCATCACGAGCGCGGCGACGACGAACATGACGACGAGGATGCCGGCGCGGATCAGGAACGGCACACCGAGATTCGTCGCCTGGGCGACCACGCCGCCGGCGATCGAGCCGATGAACATCGCCGCGCCCGAGAGGGCCAGCCCTCGCCCGAAGACGCGCTCGAGCTGGCCCGTGTACCCCGTCGCCGTCAGCGCATCGACGAGCCAGGCCTCGACGGCGCCGGAGAAGAACGTGAACCCGAGCCCCAGCAGCACGGAGACGATCGCCCACATCCAGAACGGCGAGTGGGCGACCCACAGCAGGTAGTACAGCACCGTCGTCGCGGCGAGCGTGACGGTGCCGAGCAGGTACGAGACGCGGCGGCCCAGCGTGTCGGCGACGACGCCGGTCGGCACCTCGAAGATCACCATGCCCACCGAGAAGAAGGCGTTCGCGGCGAACGCCTCGAAGTTCGTCAGCCCGGCATCGAGCAGGAACAGGGTGTTGACGCCCCAGATGAACGACGCCGCGAGGGTGTTGCCGATGAGCAGCGTGAAGTACACCGACTGCACCCGTCGTGCCGTCGGGTTCGCTACCGTCCGATTCCCACCGCGCGCCGCGCGTTCGGCCATGAGCACATCTTGCTCGCTCGATCGCCCGCCGCCAAGCCGCAGTACCGGATGCCTCGCGAGCCGCTACGCTCACGGCATGGTGCGCTTCCTGATCCGCGCGGCGATCTTCCTCGGCACCGCCGCCCTCGGACTCCTCATCGCCTGGCTCGTGCTCCCGGGCTTCGACATCGACTGGACGGGCTTCCTCGTCGCGATGCTGATCTTCGCGATCGCGCAATCGCTGCTGAGTCCGCTGATCTCGAAGCTCGCGCAGCGTCACGCGCCGGCGATCCTCGGCGGCGTCGGACTCGTGTCGACGTTCATCGCCCTGCTGCTCGCGCACTGGATCGGCAACGGCCTGCAGATCGACGGCCTGCTCACCTGGGTGCTCGCGACCCTCATCGTCTGGCTCGTCACGGCCCTCGGCACCTGGCTGCTCCCGCTCATCTTCCTGAAGCGTCGAGCCGGCGAGCGGCGCGAAGCGCGCCGCTGAACCGAGCGGGCCCGCTCAGCCCCGCCGGGTGAACGGTGCGGGCGTGGATGCAGCGGGGCGGCGGCATCTCCGTCGGGCGGCGGATCCGGCGCGCGGGGCCACTCGCTAGCGTTGAGGCATGACCACCACCGCGACTCCGCCCGTCGTCGACGGCGTCGAGTGGGTCCGCCCCCGGCCGGGGCCCCGCGCCCTCCGCAACGACCTGATCCTCGCCCTCGTGCTCGCCGCCGGCACCACCGCCAGCGTGCTGCTGTACCGCATCACCGGCTGGGGCGAGGGCGCGCCCTGGTGGGCATCGGTGATCTGGGTCGTGGCGATGACGCTGCCGCTCGCGGCGCGGCGGCGGTGGCCCGAGCTCGTGGCGCTC
Proteins encoded in this window:
- a CDS encoding DUF6421 family protein produces the protein MSSNITIDAIIGEPEVLEDSVSAAHLALAEGVETDAAWLRLKESATALQALQVKDGSVPDEHAKGEASGLVDAIVESIEALAPRFPHEAEYLAASVMDFRRWQAEGFGVPDFLDSLVEFQPQRHRIDGIRHLVVFPMTTQNGSSDRHVEALVVETIWPEFIAALEAGDYGNKLFVSLRLVDFTPGYDTNSAVLFPETVAMREIPTFTWGAIFQDREAARYRRVVRAASEITKLELPADAAALLDDQELAERTFVMWDIIHDRTHMRGDLPFDPFMIKQRMPFFLYSLEELRCDLTAFRESVKIERGLRARSDAGEVLTDVEQQLLEHGKLVQYAVIFDRIFRFAITGSRVRNYDGLGGQLLFAWLHQKHVLEWTDVSLSFDWEAVPDAVVELGDLIDELYWKSIDRPKTSHWLAAYELVRGVLTPNPASEWAEGLPREVLAGPPKGYTDLVMDDEFPLSMFYEALDKKMKPVIESTVGITAANA
- a CDS encoding SDR family NAD(P)-dependent oxidoreductase encodes the protein MPDLAAAGDLAGRTVLIAGATSTSGRAVARALLDAGARVIVVGSDQGRIEALEAELPGVVGERADLTDGDDVLELAMRVHAQVGGVDGVVHLVGGWRGGGGIPGQTEEDYRVLERSFTALRYVSRAFWNDLVGAPAGRIAIVSSTSVERPTAGGANYTAVKAASESWMRSLAQGFSTAGDTAAAVTFRVQSLAGLEDRLADSVVGLWGEDAAELNGRVMELAP
- a CDS encoding MFS transporter, with protein sequence MAERAARGGNRTVANPTARRVQSVYFTLLIGNTLAASFIWGVNTLFLLDAGLTNFEAFAANAFFSVGMVIFEVPTGVVADTLGRRVSYLLGTVTLAATTVLYYLLWVAHSPFWMWAIVSVLLGLGFTFFSGAVEAWLVDALTATGYTGQLERVFGRGLALSGAAMFIGSIAGGVVAQATNLGVPFLIRAGILVVMFVVAALVMHDLGFTPEDRAHPLRATKEVFSASVKYGLGRRPVRYVMFASFFTTGVGFYVFYALQPYLVELWGDTGAYSIAGLAAAILSGAQVIGGLLAPWVRRLFHKRTTTIIASLVVSSLVLVALGVNQNFWLALVLLTVWGLVDAAAGPVQQAYLNDMIPSQQRATVLSFDSLLGSTGGAVIQPVLGRSADVLGYPGSLLVSGGIQALAVPFLWLSRKQGSPADVATGVSPETPDDVTESGSPV
- a CDS encoding phage holin family protein; the protein is MVRFLIRAAIFLGTAALGLLIAWLVLPGFDIDWTGFLVAMLIFAIAQSLLSPLISKLAQRHAPAILGGVGLVSTFIALLLAHWIGNGLQIDGLLTWVLATLIVWLVTALGTWLLPLIFLKRRAGERREARR